From a region of the Brevibacterium siliguriense genome:
- a CDS encoding TRAP transporter large permease, translating to MTLTVTLISLFALLAIRVPVALATSIAGFIGLVLSADLATAMSVIGTVPMAQAATYDLLTIPMFILMAELVVVSGFADDLFDALHLVFRRVRGGLGIATVGAGAGLAAISGSSVGSAATLAGTAVPQMVRKGYSPRVATGLVAVVGTLAIMIPPSNGLIIYGLISQAPIADLLIAGIVPGIITSIVLVITLQLLLIKFPVNPIEERNDAAVQKSRWRLAATMIPLLFLFLMVTGLVFTGVSTPVEAAAVGAFGALILVIWNKRFSFRVLRDALFGTARVTAMITFIIIGAKIFGHYFTVSGVTQSIVTGVADSMMPNFVILGVILLVYLILGLIMDQTAIVVLTVPITLPIVEGLGYDPIWFGIVVTLAAEIGLVSPPFGLNVFVVAKYTKRRLKDVFIGVAPFTIAVLLVLILLAAVPAITLWLPGLMS from the coding sequence ATGACATTGACGGTCACCCTCATCTCGCTCTTCGCGCTCCTTGCAATTCGGGTTCCTGTAGCCCTCGCCACCAGCATCGCCGGGTTTATCGGGCTGGTTCTGTCCGCTGACCTGGCCACGGCGATGTCGGTCATCGGGACAGTGCCCATGGCACAGGCCGCGACCTACGACCTGCTCACTATTCCGATGTTCATCCTGATGGCAGAGCTTGTGGTGGTCAGTGGCTTCGCCGATGACCTCTTCGACGCTCTCCATCTGGTCTTCAGACGCGTGCGCGGAGGCCTGGGCATCGCCACCGTCGGCGCAGGAGCAGGCTTGGCCGCAATCAGTGGGTCGAGCGTCGGCTCGGCGGCGACTCTGGCGGGGACTGCGGTACCGCAGATGGTTCGGAAAGGCTACAGTCCACGGGTGGCAACCGGCCTAGTGGCTGTGGTCGGCACGTTGGCGATCATGATCCCGCCGAGCAACGGACTCATCATCTACGGACTCATCAGTCAGGCGCCGATTGCTGACCTGCTCATCGCCGGCATCGTACCGGGAATCATCACGTCGATCGTTCTCGTGATCACCTTGCAGCTGCTGCTCATCAAGTTTCCCGTGAATCCCATCGAAGAACGGAACGACGCTGCCGTGCAGAAATCGCGGTGGCGGCTGGCGGCAACCATGATCCCGCTGCTGTTCTTGTTTCTCATGGTCACCGGTCTCGTCTTCACCGGTGTCTCGACACCAGTCGAGGCCGCAGCCGTCGGTGCTTTCGGGGCATTGATCCTTGTCATCTGGAACAAGCGATTCAGCTTCAGGGTGCTGCGGGATGCGCTGTTCGGCACGGCACGAGTGACGGCAATGATCACATTCATCATCATCGGTGCGAAGATCTTCGGCCATTATTTCACCGTCAGCGGTGTCACCCAGTCGATCGTCACGGGTGTCGCCGATTCGATGATGCCCAATTTCGTCATCCTCGGCGTCATTCTCCTGGTCTATCTGATCCTCGGCCTCATCATGGATCAGACCGCGATCGTTGTGCTGACCGTGCCGATCACGCTGCCGATCGTCGAAGGGCTCGGCTATGATCCAATCTGGTTCGGCATCGTCGTGACTCTCGCCGCCGAGATCGGTCTCGTTTCGCCGCCCTTCGGCCTCAACGTCTTCGTCGTCGCCAAATATACGAAGCGCAGGCTCAAAGACGTTTTCATCGGGGTCGCGCCATTCACAATCGCAGTGTTGCTCGTTCTCATACTGCTGGCGGCGGTCCCTGCGATCACCCTCTGGCTGCCCGGTCTCATGAGCTGA
- a CDS encoding TRAP transporter small permease — MNASSRADSVLRAVERVVLYGAAISFAAMMLITVVDIVMRYFLNSPLGWSSEIIIYYLLPAGFFLALSDTLRANGHIKLSLLDSYVSVKVRWWMSLVGHLVSFAFIAVVLATGFSKAAYKWQMQDVYPGFMLWPVWISAFLVPIGFGLLELRLVQRIYMLITRRRQTNYAIVDTIERTFADDEVASA; from the coding sequence ATGAATGCGTCAAGTCGGGCTGACTCCGTCCTCAGAGCCGTGGAAAGGGTTGTGCTCTACGGGGCTGCGATCTCTTTCGCGGCCATGATGCTCATCACCGTGGTCGACATCGTCATGCGCTACTTCCTGAATTCTCCGCTCGGCTGGTCAAGCGAAATCATCATCTACTATCTGCTGCCGGCCGGGTTCTTCCTGGCGCTCAGTGACACTCTGCGGGCCAACGGCCACATCAAGCTGTCCCTGCTCGACTCCTACGTATCGGTAAAAGTCAGGTGGTGGATGAGCCTCGTCGGGCACTTGGTCTCATTCGCCTTCATCGCTGTCGTCCTTGCCACTGGATTCTCAAAGGCCGCCTACAAATGGCAGATGCAGGATGTGTATCCGGGATTCATGCTTTGGCCGGTCTGGATATCAGCCTTCCTTGTCCCGATCGGATTCGGACTGCTCGAACTGCGGCTGGTTCAGAGGATCTACATGCTCATCACCCGCCGTCGGCAGACGAACTACGCGATTGTCGACACAATCGAACGCACTTTCGCAGATGACGAGGTGGCGTCAGCATGA
- the dctP gene encoding TRAP transporter substrate-binding protein DctP: MSKETEVEKTVVTMAVACACVLAASGCAASEADVGVLELKYAGIASIKHPASVKQDQYFIQQVEKLSDGKIDITLYPDGQLGGPESLVDLLKSGAADITNLAPSYAPDELPLSAVAELPDMFESSVEGSRAFDSLITEGGYLYEAEWKPRGLHPLMGVTSAPYEVLTTKKPVKSLDDLHGLKLKTAGGAADTTARLTGSVPVQLTVAETYNALQRGTVDGRYGSFENQPYIGIEDILQYGTLGAHVGGFTQPIVMSQDGWSALNLSQQKTISEAAETTRDYYSSEADKADAQTRRMLVNDHNWKLYKINGEESNEWAKALARSREQWAERIDRRFDGHQADKAIREFEAAVDKQN; the protein is encoded by the coding sequence ATGTCGAAGGAGACTGAGGTGGAGAAGACCGTCGTCACGATGGCCGTTGCTTGCGCGTGCGTCCTTGCAGCGTCTGGGTGTGCAGCCTCTGAAGCCGACGTAGGCGTCCTCGAGCTCAAATACGCAGGAATCGCCAGCATCAAACACCCGGCGTCGGTCAAACAAGATCAGTACTTCATCCAGCAGGTCGAGAAGTTGAGTGACGGAAAGATCGACATCACTCTCTATCCGGATGGCCAGCTGGGCGGTCCTGAGTCGCTCGTGGACCTGTTGAAGTCAGGGGCCGCCGACATCACAAATCTGGCACCTTCGTATGCGCCGGACGAACTGCCTCTCAGCGCAGTCGCGGAGCTGCCGGACATGTTCGAGTCGTCCGTGGAGGGCAGCCGAGCCTTCGACTCGCTCATCACAGAAGGCGGATACCTCTACGAGGCCGAATGGAAGCCGCGCGGTCTTCACCCGCTCATGGGAGTGACCTCGGCACCGTACGAAGTGCTGACGACGAAGAAGCCGGTGAAGAGCCTCGACGATCTGCACGGACTCAAGCTCAAGACGGCTGGCGGCGCAGCCGACACCACTGCGAGGCTGACCGGATCTGTGCCTGTGCAGCTCACAGTCGCCGAGACCTATAATGCCCTGCAGCGTGGGACCGTTGACGGACGCTATGGGTCATTCGAGAACCAGCCATATATCGGCATCGAAGACATCCTCCAGTACGGCACACTAGGTGCCCATGTCGGCGGCTTCACCCAACCGATCGTCATGAGTCAGGACGGCTGGAGTGCGCTCAATCTCTCACAGCAGAAGACCATCAGCGAAGCCGCCGAGACCACACGTGACTACTACTCCAGTGAAGCAGACAAAGCCGATGCACAGACCCGCAGGATGCTGGTCAACGATCACAACTGGAAGCTCTACAAGATCAATGGCGAAGAGAGCAATGAATGGGCAAAAGCACTAGCCCGGTCCCGGGAGCAGTGGGCGGAGAGGATCGACCGCCGATTCGACGGACACCAAGCTGACAAGGCTATCCGCGAATTCGAGGCAGCAGTCGACAAACAGAACTGA
- a CDS encoding histidine phosphatase family protein: protein MSVLYLVRHGQASFGTDDYDRLSDLGKEQSRITGSFLASQGIEPDRLVHGEMLRQRQTAEDLLEGMGRSIEAHVDAGWNEYAAWELTGVLSDLDPRAQHDSKVFQGELERGAARWASGEHDEDYTETFTQFTTRVDRALEDAVAAMGSGQSTIVVSSAGAIAWTAARLIGGGFDQWMAFNRVTINTGITKIITGRSGTSLISFNDHGHQDPKDATYR, encoded by the coding sequence ATGAGTGTGCTCTATCTGGTTCGGCACGGGCAGGCGTCGTTCGGCACGGATGACTACGACAGGCTGTCCGACCTCGGCAAAGAGCAAAGCCGCATCACCGGTAGCTTCCTCGCTTCTCAGGGCATCGAACCAGATCGACTCGTCCATGGCGAAATGCTGCGGCAGCGCCAGACGGCCGAGGACCTTCTAGAAGGCATGGGCCGAAGCATCGAGGCACACGTCGACGCAGGCTGGAACGAATATGCCGCATGGGAACTCACTGGAGTGCTCTCGGACCTCGACCCTCGCGCCCAGCACGACTCGAAGGTCTTCCAGGGCGAACTCGAACGCGGGGCCGCGCGCTGGGCCTCCGGCGAACACGACGAGGACTACACAGAGACCTTCACTCAGTTCACCACCCGAGTCGATCGCGCCCTCGAAGATGCGGTCGCGGCCATGGGATCAGGTCAGTCGACGATCGTCGTGTCGAGCGCCGGCGCCATCGCCTGGACGGCCGCCCGCCTGATCGGCGGCGGTTTCGACCAGTGGATGGCGTTCAACCGGGTGACCATCAACACCGGCATCACGAAGATCATCACCGGCCGGTCCGGCACCAGCCTCATCTCGTTCAACGACCACGGTCACCAGGACCCGAAGGACGCGACCTACCGCTGA
- a CDS encoding NAD(P)-binding domain-containing protein, with protein sequence MTDFALADLPVAVIGSGPVGLAAAAQLVRRGIRPLVLEAGSTVAAAVAEWGHIGLFSPWKYNIDEAARILLAPTGWQEPIGEYLPTGDELIRDYLSPLAETAELRDAIRTDTRVVAVSRVGMDRTGTAQRESTPFLIRTRSSAGTSADFQVRAVIDASGTWESPNPLGQSGLAATGEVEARRSGFVTSPLPDVTGRDREQFAGRRTLVVGGGHSAANTLLVLAELRADVPGTRIGWVLRRADPTSVYGGEDLDGLPARGALGTRLRHLVETGVIDVHASTTITGFATDGRSTVAAESGGESVTLHADRVVPAAGFRSDLGFLREIRLDLDPIVEAPRQLGPLIDPEYHSCGTVPPHGARALEHPEPNFYIVGMKSYGRAPTFLMSTGYEQVRSVVAAIVGDQEAADRIELVLPETGVCSADTGTSCDAPAEAPEDAAGCCGPAEPVVIGIPTGTEHGRSGDNGNG encoded by the coding sequence ATGACTGATTTCGCGCTCGCAGATCTGCCGGTAGCCGTGATCGGTTCCGGACCTGTCGGCCTCGCAGCTGCTGCCCAGCTCGTTCGACGCGGGATCCGACCGCTCGTCCTCGAGGCTGGATCCACCGTTGCGGCGGCAGTGGCCGAGTGGGGACATATCGGGTTGTTCTCTCCATGGAAATACAACATCGACGAAGCGGCCCGCATCCTGCTGGCACCCACCGGTTGGCAGGAACCAATAGGAGAGTACCTGCCGACAGGTGACGAACTCATCCGGGACTACCTCAGTCCGCTGGCCGAGACCGCTGAACTCCGGGACGCCATCCGCACAGATACGCGGGTTGTGGCGGTGAGCCGAGTAGGGATGGATCGGACAGGCACCGCGCAACGCGAATCGACTCCTTTCCTTATTCGCACTCGGAGCTCAGCTGGAACATCGGCGGATTTCCAGGTCAGGGCGGTTATCGATGCTTCGGGGACATGGGAGAGCCCGAACCCGCTCGGGCAGTCCGGTCTCGCCGCGACCGGCGAAGTCGAGGCTCGTCGCAGCGGGTTCGTCACCTCGCCTCTGCCCGATGTGACTGGCCGCGACCGTGAGCAGTTCGCCGGGCGGCGGACCCTTGTCGTCGGTGGAGGCCATTCGGCGGCGAACACGCTCTTGGTTCTGGCCGAGCTGCGTGCGGATGTGCCGGGTACGCGAATCGGCTGGGTACTCAGGCGCGCAGATCCGACATCGGTCTACGGCGGAGAAGACCTGGACGGACTGCCGGCTCGCGGAGCCCTGGGGACACGACTTCGTCACCTTGTTGAGACCGGAGTCATCGACGTGCATGCCTCGACGACGATCACAGGCTTCGCCACCGACGGCCGTAGCACCGTAGCTGCGGAGAGTGGCGGCGAGTCGGTGACGCTCCATGCCGACAGGGTCGTCCCAGCCGCCGGCTTCCGGTCCGACCTGGGGTTCTTGCGTGAGATCCGACTCGACCTCGATCCGATTGTCGAAGCTCCGCGGCAGTTGGGTCCGCTCATCGATCCCGAATATCACAGCTGCGGAACGGTCCCGCCGCATGGTGCCCGGGCGCTGGAACATCCGGAGCCGAATTTCTACATCGTGGGCATGAAGTCCTATGGACGCGCCCCCACGTTCCTTATGTCCACCGGTTACGAGCAGGTCCGTTCAGTTGTCGCGGCGATCGTCGGGGACCAGGAGGCAGCCGACAGGATCGAACTTGTTCTGCCGGAGACCGGAGTGTGCTCAGCCGATACCGGAACCTCATGTGATGCGCCGGCCGAAGCACCAGAAGACGCAGCCGGATGCTGCGGACCTGCGGAACCGGTTGTGATCGGGATCCCCACAGGGACAGAACACGGACGATCGGGAGATAACGGGAACGGCTGA
- a CDS encoding arsenate reductase ArsC encodes MSPTPTPKPSVLFVCVHNAGRSQMAAGFLRELAGERIEVRSAGSAPADALNPVAIDAMSEVGIDISRNSPTLLDADTVRTSDAVVTMGCGDTCPIFPGTRYEVWDLDDPAGQGLESVRRIRDEIRTRVEALIADLASDTGTKPTPSKTTSNRIAEAAPND; translated from the coding sequence ATGAGTCCCACGCCAACGCCTAAGCCGAGTGTCCTCTTCGTCTGTGTGCACAACGCCGGCAGATCCCAAATGGCGGCCGGATTCCTCCGCGAGTTGGCCGGCGAGCGCATCGAAGTCCGATCCGCTGGCAGCGCTCCGGCCGATGCGCTCAATCCGGTTGCCATCGATGCGATGAGCGAGGTCGGCATCGACATCTCCCGAAACAGCCCGACTCTCCTTGATGCAGACACGGTGCGCACCTCCGATGCCGTGGTCACCATGGGCTGCGGCGACACCTGCCCGATCTTTCCGGGCACACGGTACGAGGTCTGGGATTTGGATGATCCCGCAGGTCAGGGCCTGGAATCGGTGCGCCGCATTCGGGATGAGATCCGGACCAGGGTCGAAGCGCTGATCGCCGACCTCGCTTCCGACACGGGGACGAAACCGACACCTTCGAAGACCACGTCAAACCGCATCGCCGAGGCGGCTCCCAATGACTGA
- the arsB gene encoding ACR3 family arsenite efflux transporter: MHSTAPADADSPVAAKMSTLDRFLPLWIIGAMALGLVLGRLVPGVAETLDSVKVADVSLPTAIGLLVMMFPVLAKVRYNETGHVLSDKKLMVTALVINWLAAPAFMFALAWLFLPDLPEYRTGLIIVGLARCIAMVLIWNDLACGDREAAVVLVAINSVFQVLAFGLLGWFYLQWLPSLLGLPTTSSEFSFWAITLSVLVFLGIPLLAGFLTRTVGEKTKGRQWYEDRFLPRVGPWALYGLLFTIVVLFAFQGDEITSDPGNVARIAVPLLVYFVVVFAVGMVVGKALNLGYGKTTTLAFTAAGNNFELAIAVAIGTYGVASGQALAGVVGPLIEVPILVALVYVALWARPRFFPSVTDQGMSRA; encoded by the coding sequence ATGCATTCCACGGCGCCTGCCGACGCCGATTCGCCGGTGGCGGCGAAGATGTCGACGCTGGACCGATTCCTGCCGCTGTGGATCATCGGTGCCATGGCCCTGGGCCTGGTGTTGGGCAGGCTTGTACCTGGCGTTGCCGAGACTCTGGACTCGGTCAAGGTCGCCGACGTATCCCTGCCGACCGCCATCGGCCTCCTGGTGATGATGTTTCCGGTGCTCGCCAAGGTCCGGTACAACGAGACCGGACACGTGCTGAGCGACAAGAAGCTCATGGTCACGGCTCTGGTCATCAACTGGCTGGCGGCTCCGGCGTTCATGTTCGCGCTCGCCTGGCTCTTCCTTCCCGACCTGCCCGAATACCGCACCGGATTGATCATCGTCGGTCTGGCCAGGTGCATCGCCATGGTTCTCATCTGGAATGACCTGGCGTGTGGCGACCGCGAGGCCGCCGTCGTACTCGTGGCCATCAACTCCGTGTTCCAGGTTCTCGCTTTCGGACTCCTCGGCTGGTTCTACCTCCAGTGGCTGCCGAGCCTGCTGGGGCTGCCGACGACCAGCAGCGAATTCTCCTTCTGGGCGATCACCCTCAGCGTCCTCGTCTTCCTCGGAATTCCGCTTCTCGCCGGGTTCCTCACACGCACGGTGGGGGAGAAGACGAAGGGACGTCAGTGGTACGAAGATCGATTCCTCCCCAGAGTCGGGCCGTGGGCGCTGTACGGGCTGCTCTTCACCATCGTCGTGCTCTTCGCCTTCCAGGGTGATGAGATCACCTCTGACCCGGGCAATGTCGCCCGCATCGCCGTGCCTCTGCTCGTCTACTTCGTCGTCGTCTTCGCTGTCGGGATGGTCGTCGGCAAGGCACTGAACCTCGGTTATGGGAAGACGACGACCTTGGCTTTCACCGCTGCCGGAAACAACTTCGAACTCGCTATCGCAGTGGCGATCGGGACGTATGGCGTCGCCTCGGGGCAGGCGCTCGCCGGAGTCGTCGGTCCGCTCATCGAGGTGCCCATCCTCGTTGCGCTGGTCTACGTCGCACTCTGGGCGCGACCCCGTTTCTTCCCGTCCGTTACTGACCAAGGGATGAGTCGAGCATGA
- a CDS encoding ArsR/SmtB family transcription factor: MTTHPAPSPTQTDDCRPSLTVSPLSLDDAQDFARIFKAVADPTRLRLVSLVAAHEQQEACVCDLTEPVGLGQPTVSHHLKILVDAGVLHREKRGIWSYYSLEADTLNRLSAFLSPE, encoded by the coding sequence GTGACCACACATCCAGCGCCCTCTCCGACACAGACGGACGACTGCCGCCCGTCGCTGACCGTCTCGCCGTTAAGCCTCGATGACGCTCAGGATTTCGCGCGCATCTTCAAGGCAGTGGCCGATCCGACTCGGTTACGCCTGGTCTCCCTCGTCGCCGCGCACGAGCAGCAGGAAGCCTGCGTCTGCGATCTCACAGAACCCGTCGGCCTCGGCCAGCCGACCGTCTCCCACCACCTGAAGATCCTCGTCGATGCCGGGGTCCTTCACCGTGAGAAGCGCGGAATCTGGTCGTACTACTCGCTCGAGGCGGACACATTGAACCGACTGTCCGCATTTCTCTCCCCGGAGTGA
- a CDS encoding DUF2000 family protein, which yields MYKTAVWGIGDAGSMHENTNSTDQTEGQPTPAEATAENLTTDPTAPVRFDTKVVVILRDDLQPWQELNVTAFLMSGIATSDEGLVGENYRDADGNDYLPMLRQPVMVMTADADKVRSIRTKAMGRGLATAIYTEELFSTGHDAANRAAVAGVPAEELNLVGVALRGAKNGVDRVVKGARMHA from the coding sequence ATGTACAAGACCGCGGTGTGGGGGATCGGTGACGCTGGATCCATGCACGAGAACACGAATTCCACAGATCAGACCGAAGGTCAGCCCACCCCCGCCGAGGCGACCGCCGAGAACCTAACCACCGACCCCACCGCTCCGGTCCGGTTCGACACCAAGGTCGTCGTCATCCTTCGCGACGACCTGCAGCCGTGGCAGGAACTCAACGTCACCGCCTTCCTCATGTCCGGAATCGCCACGAGCGATGAGGGCCTGGTCGGGGAGAACTACCGGGACGCCGACGGCAACGACTACCTGCCGATGCTGCGCCAGCCGGTCATGGTGATGACGGCGGATGCGGATAAGGTGCGGTCGATCCGGACGAAGGCGATGGGGCGCGGATTGGCGACGGCGATCTATACCGAGGAACTGTTCTCCACCGGTCACGACGCAGCCAACAGGGCTGCCGTCGCGGGTGTCCCGGCCGAGGAACTCAACCTCGTCGGGGTGGCGCTGCGCGGTGCGAAGAACGGTGTCGACCGGGTGGTGAAGGGCGCACGGATGCACGCGTGA
- a CDS encoding AraC family transcriptional regulator: MVDVIRAWHPAVPQVQEVLHARFDHHAYPAHTHDSWTVLLIDDGAVTYDLDRHDHLATPAAVTLLPPQVPHDGRSALPEQGFRKRVLYLDPGWLPPATINAVTDSPTLLGADALSTVTDIHAALADPADAFAAECGVLALREIANSRLVPATETAPDAPLARRLREMLDDRLLESFTIAEAAAELGAHRSHLVRVFTTTFGIAPHRYVIGRRVDRARRLLLTGRSPAEAAAESGFHDQAHLTRHFRSTLGTTPAIFSRR; this comes from the coding sequence ATGGTCGATGTCATCCGCGCGTGGCACCCGGCAGTCCCGCAGGTGCAGGAAGTTCTGCATGCGCGTTTCGACCATCACGCCTACCCCGCGCACACCCACGATTCGTGGACGGTGCTGCTCATCGACGACGGCGCCGTGACCTATGATCTCGACCGTCACGACCACCTTGCCACTCCCGCAGCCGTGACTCTGCTGCCGCCGCAGGTGCCCCACGACGGCCGTTCCGCGCTGCCTGAGCAGGGCTTTCGCAAACGCGTGCTCTACCTCGATCCTGGCTGGCTGCCACCTGCCACCATCAACGCTGTGACCGATTCGCCCACCCTGCTCGGCGCCGATGCGCTGAGCACCGTTACCGACATCCACGCCGCCCTCGCCGATCCTGCCGATGCCTTCGCTGCCGAATGCGGAGTGCTGGCCCTGCGGGAGATCGCGAATTCCCGACTCGTCCCCGCCACCGAGACCGCGCCCGATGCGCCGCTTGCCCGACGTCTGCGCGAAATGCTCGATGATCGTCTGCTCGAGTCCTTCACCATCGCCGAGGCGGCCGCCGAGCTCGGTGCACACCGCAGCCACCTGGTGCGGGTGTTCACCACGACGTTCGGGATCGCACCCCACCGGTATGTCATCGGCCGCCGGGTCGACCGCGCCCGCAGGCTGCTCTTGACCGGTCGCTCTCCCGCCGAGGCGGCTGCAGAGTCAGGGTTTCACGATCAGGCCCATCTCACCCGCCATTTCCGGTCGACCTTGGGCACGACACCCGCCATATTCTCCAGACGGTAG
- a CDS encoding SpaA isopeptide-forming pilin-related protein, with amino-acid sequence MSLKRPPLTKHGAAILASSVLASFAFLGASVAPAQAAAEPLPNPSLADKCGLDIGVVLDLSNSLSDRDVDDSKSAAKSVASGLSGTPSRVSVNSFATFGPDGTNEPITSTSVATSESVDELNKQIDALRRVPQNSGGTNWDRGLGQLGGTNHDLVLFVTDGKPTAYGVPGSERGNTDRGTRTDQIDIDKAIESANALKSQGTKVVGLGVGSEINEGNIKLVSGQNSGDDYYVVSDYSELAEQLREIATKSCRGTLNVTKLIDPGAGEHAKNSAKYPGEGWTISSPDSVDGVEKTTDADGTVSFKLTTPAEGVRASEKQQEGYRLQQQSGSNAVCTADGRDVGTRNIADGFELTETVDTDAIITCRLVNEQIPGALSWKKVDEDGEALAGAEFTLTGPDGEDFVVADNGELDADEAVGQFEVTDLAWGDYTITETRAPDGFVLTDETQTVTIAGEKRDVAFSDIVNKKDVGVGTDPDGEASADPGSDVDASTDPDADADLDASPDADASTDPDASTDPDADADLDASPDADASSDPDTSSDVNAEAEASKESDAEASSDPDAGDDASTDPDAKDEGSKDIDVDATADSDGQDTAATNADAKAATSADAKASTDPGADAATDPGADDSAAADPEADDSAATNSNADSAASSTSKSGNTSADGSASDSGGSPSGGTDSSSDGSHLPRTGAAGAMTFGLLGVLLVGGGIAAILVSRRRKTDML; translated from the coding sequence TTGTCCCTGAAGCGACCTCCTCTGACGAAGCACGGAGCGGCGATCCTCGCATCGTCTGTTCTTGCTTCGTTCGCATTCCTCGGTGCATCCGTCGCGCCGGCACAGGCCGCGGCAGAACCACTGCCGAACCCCTCACTGGCCGATAAATGCGGCCTCGATATCGGAGTGGTCCTCGACTTGTCGAATTCGCTGTCCGATCGAGACGTCGACGATTCGAAGTCGGCGGCCAAATCTGTCGCCAGCGGCCTCTCGGGGACTCCGAGCAGAGTGTCTGTCAACTCGTTTGCGACATTCGGACCCGACGGCACCAACGAACCGATCACCAGCACGTCTGTCGCAACTTCGGAATCAGTCGATGAACTCAACAAGCAGATCGACGCACTTCGGCGGGTTCCCCAGAACTCAGGAGGCACGAACTGGGACCGCGGGTTGGGGCAGTTGGGCGGCACGAACCACGACTTGGTACTGTTCGTCACCGACGGCAAGCCCACGGCATACGGGGTGCCGGGGTCCGAACGCGGCAATACCGACCGCGGTACGCGAACCGATCAGATCGACATCGACAAGGCCATCGAATCGGCGAATGCGCTGAAATCTCAGGGCACCAAGGTCGTCGGTTTGGGAGTGGGCAGCGAGATCAACGAGGGCAACATCAAGCTGGTCTCGGGCCAGAACTCAGGAGACGACTACTATGTGGTCTCGGACTATTCCGAGTTGGCCGAGCAGCTCCGTGAGATCGCCACGAAGAGCTGCCGAGGCACTCTCAACGTCACCAAACTCATCGACCCTGGGGCCGGCGAACATGCGAAGAATTCCGCGAAATATCCAGGCGAGGGCTGGACGATCTCGTCCCCGGATTCGGTGGACGGAGTTGAGAAGACCACCGATGCAGACGGGACGGTGAGCTTCAAACTGACGACCCCGGCAGAAGGGGTGCGGGCCTCGGAGAAGCAGCAGGAAGGCTACCGGCTTCAGCAGCAGTCCGGTTCGAACGCGGTCTGCACCGCCGACGGACGTGACGTCGGCACCAGAAACATCGCCGACGGTTTCGAATTGACCGAGACTGTCGACACGGACGCGATCATCACCTGTCGGCTCGTCAACGAGCAGATCCCCGGAGCACTGAGCTGGAAGAAGGTCGACGAGGACGGCGAAGCGCTCGCCGGTGCGGAATTCACCCTGACGGGCCCGGACGGCGAGGACTTCGTCGTGGCCGACAACGGAGAGCTCGACGCTGACGAGGCGGTCGGGCAGTTCGAAGTGACCGACTTGGCCTGGGGCGACTACACCATCACGGAGACCCGCGCTCCCGACGGATTTGTGCTCACGGACGAGACGCAGACCGTGACGATCGCCGGCGAGAAGCGGGACGTGGCATTCTCCGACATCGTCAACAAGAAGGATGTCGGAGTCGGTACCGATCCGGATGGCGAAGCCTCTGCAGATCCGGGCTCAGACGTGGACGCTTCCACTGATCCTGATGCGGACGCTGATCTGGATGCGTCGCCTGATGCGGATGCATCGACTGACCCGGATGCTTCTACTGATCCTGATGCGGACGCTGATTTGGACGCGTCGCCTGATGCGGATGCATCGTCAGATCCGGACACTTCGTCCGACGTGAATGCCGAGGCCGAAGCATCGAAGGAGTCAGATGCCGAAGCCTCGAGCGATCCTGACGCTGGTGACGATGCTTCGACTGACCCGGACGCCAAGGACGAGGGGTCAAAGGATATTGACGTAGACGCCACTGCCGATTCGGACGGTCAGGACACGGCAGCGACGAACGCCGATGCCAAGGCAGCGACGAGCGCCGATGCCAAGGCATCAACCGACCCAGGTGCTGACGCGGCAACTGATCCGGGTGCTGACGACTCGGCCGCAGCTGATCCAGAGGCTGATGACTCGGCTGCGACGAACTCGAACGCTGACAGCGCTGCGTCGAGCACGTCGAAGTCCGGAAACACTTCAGCAGACGGATCCGCGAGCGACTCCGGAGGGAGCCCCAGTGGTGGGACCGACTCCAGCAGCGACGGCTCTCATCTGCCGAGGACAGGCGCCGCCGGAGCGATGACGTTCGGCCTCCTCGGCGTGCTCCTCGTTGGGGGCGGAATCGCCGCTATCCTCGTATCGCGGCGACGGAAGACCGACATGCTGTGA